The Canis lupus dingo isolate Sandy chromosome 26, ASM325472v2, whole genome shotgun sequence genome has a segment encoding these proteins:
- the CRYBA4 gene encoding beta-crystallin A4, whose product MTLQCTKSAGHWKIVVWDEEGFQGRRHEFTAECPSVLELGFETVRSLKVLSGAWVGFEHAGFQGQQYVLERGEYPSWDAWSGNTAYPADRLTSFRPVACANHRDSRLTIFEQENFLGKKGELSDDYPSLQAMGWDGNEVGSFHVHSGAWVCSQFPGYRGFQYVLECDHHSGDYKHFREWGSHAQTFQVQSVRRIQQ is encoded by the exons ATGACCCTGCAGTGCACCAAGTCCGCAGGACACTGGAAG ATTGTGGTTTGGGATGAGGAGGGTTTCCAGGGCCGGAGGCATGAGTTTACTGCAGAGTGCCCCAGTGTGCTGGAGCTTGGCTTTGAGACTGTGCGATCTTTGAAAGTGCTGAGTGGAGC GTGGGTAGGCTTTGAGCATGCTGGCTTCCAAGGGCAGCAGTACGTGCTGGAGCGGGGCGAGTACCCGTCCTGGGACGCCTGGAGTGGAAACACAGCCTACCCCGCCGACAGGCTCACCTCCTTCCGACCGGTGGCTTGTGCT AACCACCGTGACTCGAGGCTGACCATCTTCGAGCAAGAGAACTTTCTGGGCAAGAAAGGCGAGCTGAGTGACGACTACCCCTCCCTCCAGGCCATGGGCTGGGATGGCAATGAAGTGGGCTCCTTCCACGTCCACTCGGGGGC CTGGGTTTGCTCCCAGTTCCCTGGCTACCGAGGCTTTCAGTACGTGCTGGAGTGTGATCACCACTCAGGCGACTACAAGCATTTCCGAGAGTGGGGCTCTCACGCCCAGACCTTCCAGGTGCAGAGCGTCCGCAGGATCCAGCAGTGA